A window from Pseudomonas sp. MRSN 12121 encodes these proteins:
- a CDS encoding FMN-binding negative transcriptional regulator yields the protein MYVPRAFAEEDLPTLHGLIAETRLATLVTYGEQGLQANHLPLLFVPDQGPFGTLYGHLAKANPQWQELAGSGEALVIFPGAETYISPSLYPSKAEHGKVVPTWNYTAVHAYGSAEVFSDPQRIREVVSALTNQHEAGRAAPWKFEDAPAEFMDSMLRAIVGFALPIQRLEGKRKLSQNRTAADIAGVREGLAASSDRHDQNISRLMQQEQP from the coding sequence ATGTACGTACCCCGCGCTTTTGCCGAAGAAGACCTGCCCACCCTGCACGGGCTGATCGCAGAAACCCGCCTGGCTACCCTGGTGACCTACGGTGAACAAGGCCTGCAGGCCAATCATCTGCCGTTGCTGTTCGTCCCGGACCAGGGCCCGTTCGGCACCCTCTACGGACACCTGGCCAAGGCCAATCCGCAGTGGCAGGAACTGGCCGGCAGCGGCGAAGCCCTGGTGATCTTCCCGGGCGCCGAAACCTATATCAGCCCGTCGCTGTATCCGAGCAAGGCCGAACACGGCAAGGTGGTGCCGACCTGGAACTACACGGCCGTCCACGCCTATGGCAGCGCCGAAGTCTTCAGCGATCCGCAGCGCATCCGCGAGGTGGTCAGCGCGCTCACCAACCAGCATGAAGCCGGCCGCGCCGCGCCCTGGAAGTTCGAGGACGCCCCCGCCGAGTTCATGGACAGCATGCTGCGCGCCATCGTCGGTTTCGCCCTGCCGATCCAGCGCCTGGAAGGCAAGCGCAAGCTCAGCCAGAACCGCACCGCTGCCGATATCGCCGGCGTGCGTGAAGGGCTGGCCGCGAGCAGCGATCGCCACGACCAGAACATTTCCCGACTGATGCAGCAGGAGCAGCCATGA
- a CDS encoding GNAT family N-acetyltransferase, producing the protein MSQIQIRPVTAADHAAWLPLWQAYLRFYETELADAISHSTWQRFLDSAEPTHAALAWDGDRAVGMVHFIYHRSNWSIESSCYLQDLLVVPEQRGTGVGRQLIEFVYATAKADGCCKVHWLTHETNATAIQLYERIAERPGFIQFRKAL; encoded by the coding sequence ATGAGCCAGATCCAGATTCGTCCCGTCACCGCCGCCGACCATGCAGCCTGGCTGCCGCTGTGGCAGGCCTACCTGCGCTTCTATGAAACCGAGTTGGCCGATGCCATCAGCCACAGCACCTGGCAGCGTTTCCTCGACTCCGCCGAGCCGACCCACGCTGCCCTGGCCTGGGACGGCGATCGCGCGGTGGGCATGGTGCACTTCATCTACCATCGCTCCAATTGGAGCATCGAAAGCTCCTGCTACCTGCAAGACCTGCTGGTGGTCCCCGAGCAACGCGGCACCGGGGTCGGTCGCCAACTGATCGAGTTCGTCTACGCCACCGCCAAGGCCGACGGCTGCTGCAAGGTGCACTGGCTGACCCACGAAACCAACGCCACGGCCATCCAGCTGTACGAGCGGATTGCCGAGCGCCCGGGCTTCATTCAATTTCGCAAGGCCCTTTAA
- a CDS encoding GNAT family N-acetyltransferase → MPTSLADWQGVPPPSSTLLEGRFIRLEKLDPARHGDDLWQAFQGPGADPKLWDYLPYGPFTERSAFNDWLNNHAAHSDPYFFSVIDRASGQVQGLLSLMSIVPAQGRIEIGHVTFGAPMQRSPKSTEAVYLLAKEAFALGYRRLEWKCNNANARSRYAAERLGFSFEGVFRQHMVVKGQNRDTAWYSILDSEWPKVGAGFERWLSEDNQSGSGQVKGLAECRG, encoded by the coding sequence ATGCCGACTTCACTCGCCGACTGGCAAGGCGTACCGCCGCCGTCGTCCACCTTGCTCGAAGGGCGCTTCATCCGCCTGGAAAAACTCGACCCGGCGCGCCATGGCGACGACCTGTGGCAAGCCTTCCAGGGCCCGGGCGCCGACCCCAAGCTGTGGGACTACCTGCCCTACGGCCCCTTTACCGAACGCAGCGCCTTCAACGACTGGCTGAACAACCACGCAGCCCATAGCGACCCGTACTTCTTCAGCGTGATCGACCGCGCCAGCGGCCAGGTGCAGGGCCTGCTCAGCCTGATGTCGATCGTCCCCGCCCAGGGCCGGATCGAGATCGGCCACGTGACCTTCGGCGCGCCCATGCAGCGCTCGCCGAAAAGCACCGAGGCGGTCTACCTGCTGGCCAAGGAGGCCTTCGCCCTGGGTTATCGCCGCCTGGAGTGGAAGTGCAACAACGCCAACGCCCGCTCCCGCTACGCCGCGGAGCGCCTGGGTTTCAGTTTCGAGGGGGTGTTCCGCCAGCACATGGTGGTCAAGGGCCAGAACCGCGATACCGCCTGGTATTCGATCCTCGACAGCGAGTGGCCGAAGGTTGGCGCCGGGTTCGAGCGCTGGTTGAGCGAGGACAACCAGAGCGGTTCGGGGCAGGTGAAAGGCTTGGCGGAGTGTCGGGGGTAA